From Oscillospiraceae bacterium CM, a single genomic window includes:
- a CDS encoding DUF4315 family protein, translating into MNPKIAKINAEIDKTKAKISEFQTRLRELERQRTEIENTEIVELVRGVDATPQELAAFIRAFREQSGTPSLLQKQEDHQDE; encoded by the coding sequence ATGAACCCGAAAATTGCAAAAATCAACGCCGAGATCGACAAGACCAAAGCGAAAATCTCCGAATTTCAAACCCGCTTGCGGGAGCTTGAACGGCAGCGAACCGAGATTGAGAACACCGAAATCGTTGAGCTGGTACGTGGCGTGGACGCCACACCCCAGGAGCTGGCCGCGTTCATCCGGGCGTTCCGTGAGCAAAGCGGGACGCCCTCATTATTACAAAAACAGGAGGATCATCAAGATGAATAA